Proteins encoded in a region of the Paenibacillus sp. W2I17 genome:
- a CDS encoding glycoside hydrolase family 1 protein: protein MTNSNFPKDFLWGGALSACQAEGAYNVDGKSLTIPEVMKFNEKNDRKVTKQIRVNWEMIEEARNDPDTVKYPKRRGIDFYHNFREDIALFAEMGFKVFRYSISWARVFPGGDDAAPNEKALEFYDQVIDECLKQGMEPLITISHFDTPIVLMDKFGGWYNRKLIDLYVNYCDVLFNRYKGKVKYWVTFNEINMSVKASAKTLGIIDYDAPNYEEMLFQGLHHQFVAASRATKMAHEIDPNNQIGSMVAYFTTYPYTCKPEDALQMQQDDQMKNQFYLDVLNKGEYPYYSKTYFKNKEIQLNIEDGDLDSIQAHTADFVGMSYYNSMISSSDTEQLELTAGNVHSVYKNPHLPANEWGWQIDPIGLRYTLNLVYDRYQKPVFILENSSGFYDKLNEDGTINDPYRIDFLSKHIEQMGLAIADGVEVLGYTMWGPIDMISSGTSEMSKRYGFIYVDQDDYGNGTLERYRKDSFFWYQNVIRTNGAEL from the coding sequence ATGACAAATTCCAATTTTCCAAAAGATTTTTTGTGGGGCGGTGCACTGTCTGCCTGTCAGGCCGAGGGAGCTTATAATGTGGACGGCAAGAGTCTGACCATCCCAGAAGTGATGAAATTTAACGAGAAGAACGACCGCAAAGTGACCAAGCAGATCAGGGTTAATTGGGAGATGATTGAAGAGGCCAGGAATGACCCGGATACCGTGAAGTATCCGAAGCGCCGGGGGATCGATTTTTATCATAACTTCCGTGAGGATATCGCCTTGTTTGCTGAAATGGGCTTCAAAGTATTCCGTTATTCCATTTCATGGGCCAGAGTATTTCCAGGTGGCGACGATGCCGCTCCGAACGAAAAGGCACTAGAGTTCTATGATCAGGTTATTGATGAATGTCTTAAACAGGGTATGGAGCCCCTGATCACCATCAGTCACTTTGATACACCAATTGTACTGATGGACAAGTTCGGAGGATGGTATAACCGCAAGCTGATCGATCTATATGTGAACTATTGTGATGTGTTGTTTAATCGCTACAAGGGCAAAGTGAAATATTGGGTGACGTTCAACGAAATCAATATGAGCGTGAAAGCATCGGCCAAGACACTGGGAATTATTGATTATGATGCTCCAAATTATGAAGAAATGCTGTTTCAGGGGTTGCATCATCAATTTGTAGCTGCGTCCAGAGCAACCAAGATGGCCCATGAGATTGATCCGAATAACCAGATCGGAAGTATGGTGGCTTATTTTACAACGTATCCTTACACTTGCAAGCCGGAGGACGCACTTCAGATGCAGCAGGATGATCAGATGAAAAACCAATTTTATCTCGATGTGCTCAATAAAGGCGAGTACCCTTACTATAGTAAAACGTATTTCAAAAACAAGGAAATCCAGTTGAACATCGAGGACGGCGATCTAGATAGCATTCAAGCACATACGGCTGACTTCGTAGGAATGTCGTATTACAACTCCATGATTTCCAGCAGTGATACGGAGCAGCTCGAACTAACGGCAGGTAATGTACACAGTGTATATAAAAACCCGCATCTGCCCGCTAACGAGTGGGGTTGGCAGATTGATCCGATTGGCCTGCGGTATACGCTTAATCTCGTCTATGATCGGTATCAAAAACCAGTTTTCATTCTGGAGAACAGCTCAGGTTTCTACGATAAACTGAATGAAGATGGAACGATCAACGATCCTTACCGGATTGATTTCCTGAGCAAACATATCGAACAGATGGGACTCGCCATTGCGGATGGGGTCGAGGTGTTGGGATACACGATGTGGGGACCAATCGACATGATCAGTTCAGGGACCTCCGAGATGAGCAAACGGTACGGATTTATCTACGTCGATCAGGACGACTATGGCAATGGTACGCTCGAAAGATATCGTAAGGATTCCTTCTTCTGGTATCAGAATGTGATCCGTACCAACGGAGCAGAACTGTAA